In the Purpureocillium takamizusanense chromosome 5, complete sequence genome, one interval contains:
- the RPL27B gene encoding 60S ribosomal protein L27B (COG:J~EggNog:ENOG503P2YN), with amino-acid sequence MKFLKVGRVAIITRGRYAGKKVVIIQPVDNGNKPHPFGHAVVAGIERYPSKITRRMSKTRQEKRSKIKPFIKVINYNHLMPTRYTLELEGLKGTISGDTFKEVSQREDAKKTVKKVLEERYTSGKNRWFFTPLKF; translated from the exons ATGAAGTTCCTCAAGGTCGGCCGagtcgccatcatcacccgcGGCCGATATGCCGGCAAGAAG GTCGTCATCatccagcccgtcgacaacggcaacaagCCTCACCCCTtcggccacgccgtcgtcgccggcattgAGCGCTACCCCTCCAAGATCACCCGCCGCATGTCCAAGACGCGCCAGGAGAAGCGGTCCAAGATCAAGCCCTTCATCAAGGTCATCAACTACAACCACCTGATGCCCACCCGGTAcacgctcgagctcgagggcctcaagGGCACCATCTCCGGCGACACCTTCAAGGAGGTCAGCCAGCGGGAGGACgcgaagaagacggtcaAGAAGGTGCTGGAGGAGCGCTACACGAGCGGCAAGAACCGTTGGTTCTTCACCCCCCTGA AATTTTAA
- a CDS encoding uncharacterized protein (EggNog:ENOG503P4DM~COG:T), with protein sequence MDVSRLTTRDINVLEKIKDPEANPAAGIVTDPSLPRDPHLTNSDVYDRVVQRERAIIQTIQQVEKELAQSHAEDAQDTAISGYKRCISDLDGLIADHPDYASARNNRAQAIRRLYGDAMLLQFTTGMPMPLIHEPEPSEKRQAALTALQDMDRSVALLSPATLQTPVSPQAARTLSMAHTQRAAVYLRTSKLLSDRLLDVDQSRPECLWAKLDFEEAAARDLAYGGRYGNQIAKSLAVSVNPTAKLCGQIVREAMKKEYGPSFDY encoded by the coding sequence ATGGACGTCTCTAGACTGACCACGCGGGACATCAACGTCCTCGAAAAGATCAAGGACCCCGAGGCgaaccccgccgccggcatcgtcaccgaccCCTCCTTGCCCCGCGACCCGCATCTCACCAACTCCGACGTCTATGACCGCGTCGTCCAGAGGGAGCGCGCCATCATCCAGACCATTCAACAAGTCGAAAAGGAACTTGCCCAGTCtcacgccgaggacgcccaGGATACGGCCATCAGTGGGTACAAGAGGTGCATTTCCGATCTAgacggcctcatcgccgacCACCCCGACTATGCCAGCGCAAGGAACAACCGCGCCCAGGCAATCCGCCGCCTCTACGGCGATGCTATGCTCCTCCAGTTCACAACCGGCATGCCCATGCCCTTGATCCACGAGCCGGAGCCCTCGGAGAAGAGACAAGCGGCCTTGACAGCGCTTCAAGATATGGACCGCTCCGTTGCCCTGCTCTCTCCCGCCACGCTGCAGACGCCTGTCTCGCCccaggcggcgcggacgcTCTCCATGGCACACACGCAGCGCGCCGCAGTCTATCTGCGGACCTCCAAGCTGCTGTCGGACCGCCTGCTTGACGTCGACCAGAGCCGCCCCGAGTGCCTCTGGGCTAAGCTCGACTtcgaggaggctgctgccagAGACTTGGCGTACGGCGGCCGGTACGGGAACCAGATCGCCAAGAGCCTTGCCGTGAGCGTCAACCCCACGGCGAAGCTGTGCGGCCAGATTGTTCGCGAGGCCATGAAGAAGGAGTACGGACCGTCGTTTGACTATTGA